The genome window GCTCGCGCCCTGGGCCTCACCTGACTCCCTCCGCGACTGAGGCGCGATCTCGGAGGCCCAGGACGCACATGGTGATAGCCACATTCACGTCCTGCACGTCCAGCTCCCGCCGGAGAGAGCCAAAGAAGCTGTCCAGAGCGATCTTGGCCGCCGAGTAGGGGCTGGAGAAGGAGGTGGGCACGCGGCCTGGGGGCGCCGGAGGGCAGGGGCTGAGCAGTCACACactgctccccctcctccaggaaatcTTCCTGGCACCTCCAGGCTCTCCCACATAGAGCCCTGTGGCTTCCCCGCTCCCCGCCCCGCGTGCACGCACCTAGCAACGAGGACACCACCACCAGGGAGCCCTTGCTGTCGGTCAGACTGGGCAGCGCCAACGAAGTTAGTTGCAGTAACTCAGGAAGTTCACCTGAAGGCGTCGACTGCGTCACCGGGCGGAGGAGGAACCCAACCCCAACAGGGCAGGGGCGGAGCCTAGAGCACGGGGGTGGGGCTTGGTAGGTAGGGGCGGGGTTCGAGAAATGGGACGAAGTTCCGAATGGAAGAGGGAGAGCAGGCCAGGGGGCGGAGCCAAGGTCGAGAGGGCGGAGCCTAGAACCAGGAAAGGCGGGGTTTGGAGCTGGGAGTGGCAGggccccaggagatggggagagtcTGGGGCGGGAGGTCGGAGCCAGAACCAAGAGGAGGCGGAGCTGGGGCCGCGGAGGGTCGGAGCACCTGCATGAGCCAGCGTGTCGCCTGGGCGCTGCGGGCCCGCGTGCCTGCCGGGGCGGCGCCGAGGTGGTTCAGCACCAGGTAGTCCAGCCCTCCTAGCCCAGAGAGGCCCGTCAGCCCGGAGTCAGTCCTTGAGGCTCCGCCCCCGTGCCTGATAAGACACCAACCCTAATCCTGCCCCCTGAGCTAGCAAAGCTCTGACAGAGCACTGACCCAATGAGCTCCGCCCCAGATAGCGCCCCCAACTAAGATCAAAGAAACCCCACTCTACTCCCCTCTTCCCAGATCCAATGAGGCTCGGTCCACAGTTGCTGGATGCAATGAGGCTCCACCCCTGGCCACGCCCCTTGTCCATAAGTCTCCGCCCTCAGACTCCCGTAACTACCACCCTCCCACCCTAATTTGGATCCTGCCCCTAAGGCCAAGGCCAAGGTCCCGactccaggccccgcccctcacccagCTTGTCCAGCGCAAACCGCACCACGCGCTCGGGCACCTCGGGGAAGGCCACGTCCGCAGCGACGTAGAAGACCTTGGCAGCGCCCAGCTCCCGGCAGCTCCCCACCACCTGAGGGGGCCAGAGCTGCCCGTGGGCCCCTCCGCCGGCCTGCCCCGTTAGGGTCCCAGCCTGAAGCCCCCGCCCCTAGTACGAGCCTCAGATTCCATTCAACATCATTCTCAAAGCTAACCCCTGGGGTAGCAAACTGGCAGACCGCAGGCCAGGACAGAGGACATTTTACTTGCTCGACCATCAACATTTAAAACTCAGGAGATTTCAAATGCATCCTGAGATTTCTGACCTCTCTTAACATTCTGGAAGGTTTATTCCCCAAAACTACATTTCCTTGAAGCAGCACTAGGCTGTTGCTAAGAAGTGTCTACCCACCCTGCTTTTGAACTGGAGAACCCTAGCTATCACTACAGCCTTTGGCCACTCACTATCAGTACTTCCACTCATTGAGGAACACTCCTGGCTTTCCAGCTGTCTCACTGCATCAACCCAACACCACAAAGTAGGAGAAGGTACTTTTATGGTCTCTGTTTTGTGAGtgaggaaactaagactcagagagattaagcgacttgcccagggccacacaggaagccTGGAGGCTTgcagggattcaaacccagacccTGTCTTTCCCCCATCCCTGCCGCCACCATTAAACTGGAAATGGGGTGTCTCACCTTCTGCAGGAGAGCCTCGGTGGGGGCAGTGAGCACCAGGTGGGAGCCCAGGCGTGCGTAGTGATAAGCCAGCTCCTCCCCCACACCTGCACTGGCTCCGGTCAGCAGCACTCGGGCTCCCTGGAGGCTGGCTGGCAGTGAGCAGGGGTGGTCAGCTTGGGGGTTGGACAGGACAGCCGGAtcattcctccctcctccactcccaGGCACTCACCTGGGTTAAAGTTGTCATCCCAATAATAGGCAAAGAACAGGGCTCCTAGCCCAGTGAGGAGTAGCATCTTCATGGCCCTCCCTGGGTCTGCAGCAGGAGAGAGGTGGCTGGCACAGGCCTGGCCCACAGTCATACCCATTTCCCCAACTGTGTCTTTGTTCGAAGAGCACGCAGTGATGCCCCCAGCCTTGGCCCTGCCCCCTCTTGTCTATCTCCATGGCCACCACTGGGTCCAGGTTATCATACAGATCACTGGAACCACTGCACCAATCTCCTCCCCCTGCTGAAACCTCTGCCTGTATCACTTAGAATCAAAGCCTTGGTGACCAAAAAGGCCTTGCCTGGACCAGCCCCTCTTGTTCACTCTGCTTTGCCACTCCATCTTTTTCACTGTTCATCAGAATGAGCCAGTCATCATCCTGGCTCAGAacttttgcactggctgttccctctgctaggAATACTTTTCTGGAATACAACCCAATGGCTTGATCTTTCAAGTCTCACCTCCAAAATCACCTCCTCGGAGGGTGCTTCCCTGGCTTCCTTCTCTAAAGCACCTCTATTCCtggtccctctctctcccttatcTGTagaactttcttttccttctcagcaCTTGGTCATCCCCTTAAATTATCTCAATGATTTGTTACATGTTCAGGATCCCTCTTTGCCCTTGGACTCAGTCCCATGGGGccaggaaagaaatggaaacctGCTTCTATTTTGCTCACTTTTGGATCTTCAATGCCCCAAACTGCCAGACATGCAGTACATCCTCAATAGATATTAGACTAACCCACAGTGATATGAGGAACGTGGGAAGTGAGAAGTGGGAGAGCCCAGAAAGACAACTGTCTGGGGACACCCCATGGAATTGGACATTCAGGACTGGTTTTGAGACAGAGGTGTCTGTGTCATCAGGTTAAGATGTGACTTCAGCTGTGGGAATCAAGGTACCTGTTCTAGGCAGAAGGTGAGAGAGAAATAGGCAAAGTGCTTAACATTCTGGGAGTTGTGGGTCTCCCATGAAAGGGGCATAGGCCCATCACATCTTGGGATTTTTAATCCTCTGAACTTCATGGGGCAAAGAAGAAAGGTTGACTTCCAGAACACAGGAAGCTGAGAGGTGTTGGGGTTGGTAAGTCCTCAAATCTCCAAGCTCTAAATCCAGTCTGACCTCCTTTGCCCCCACTGCGAAGTTccagctgcctcctccctggcTCTCCCATCttcacactccctccctcccactctatCCTTTCCAAACAGCCATAGGgagtcttcaaaaaaaaaaaaaaaatctggcatgTCTCTTCCTGCTCCAaatcctcccaggacttgccACTGGCCCAGATGGAGGCAAACTCCTCACCTCAGCCCACAAGACCCAGTAGGTCTGACCCCTGCCCTCCTGTCCAACCTCATCCAGCCCCGCTCCTGTCTATGAATCTTCCAGTTCTCAGAAAAGTGAACTCCTCGCCCTGA of Vicugna pacos chromosome 22, VicPac4, whole genome shotgun sequence contains these proteins:
- the HSD11B1L gene encoding LOW QUALITY PROTEIN: hydroxysteroid 11-beta-dehydrogenase 1-like protein (The sequence of the model RefSeq protein was modified relative to this genomic sequence to represent the inferred CDS: inserted 1 base in 1 codon) produces the protein MKMLLLTGLGALFFAYYWDDNFNPASLQGARVLLTGASAGVGEELAYHYARLGSHLVLTAPTEALLQKVVGSCRELGAAKVFYVAADVAFPEVPERVVRFALDKLGGLDYLVLNHLGAAPAGTRARSAQATRWLMQVNFLSYXQLTSLALPSLTDSKGSLVVVSSLLGRVPTSFSSPYSAAKIALDSFFGSLRRELDVQDVNVAITMCVLGLRDRASVAEGVRGVTKAKAAPGPKAALAVIRGGATRASGVFYPWRFHLLCLLRGWLPYPRAWFIRQDLNITVPAAA